AGAAATAGGAAAAACAAATCAACTAATAATGGGAGGGTTATTATTGAAGAAAATGGTTTCAATTTTGTTATTAGCATTATTTCTTATTAGTGCAGGATGCACTGAAACACAGGATGAAAACGATGAAAATACTGTGTCAGATGATGCTACTATAGTGCATCTTTCATACGGTGCTTTCATATTACCTGAAATGGCAGTTCAGAAAATGGTTGTGAATTCCACATCAGTTAATTTCAGCTATTACAATTATCAGGATGAATTAACAGCCAGGTATGTCAAACCTATCGATCATGAAACAAGAGACGAGCTGATCGCTCTTTTCAATAACAATGATTTCATGGAACTGGATGAACTGTATGAACCACAGGAAGGACAGCCTATTGTTGCTGACACTGGTATCGTTGAAATTCAGGTTATGCAGAATGGCGTAACTAAAGTTGTTAAGGTTGAACCTTATGCATCAGAATATATGCCTGATAAACTAAAAGAAATTAATAATGCGCTTATAGAACTCAGGCAATATGCACTGTCACCCAGTGAAAATGAAAGAAAAAAGATTGCCAGTGAGTGGATAATGAACGCACCTACATACAGCTTTGATGGTTCTGACCTTGAACTAGAAAGTTACCAGGTAAGCAAAGATAATCCTGCTGAAGCTATGTTAAATTACACATTCATAAGCAGCCACGGAGGATATGGCAACAGGTCCGGCCAGATGATAACTCAGGTAATTACAGAACACAGCATTGAACTTGTACTTTATAACAGAAATGTGAATTCCGCAATAATTGACGGAGTATGGGATGAAATGAACCATGTTATGCTGGAAGAGGCTGTTACAATGATGTCAGAAGAAATGAATTGTAACCAGACACCATGGCAGACATGGTATAGTGAAGGTAACATCAGTTTCCTGAAAGAACCAAGTGAAGAAGAGCTTATAGTTGCATACTTCTCTACAGTCTATAACATTGAAGTCTCCGGACTGAACTCTGTCAGTCTGGAAGGTGAAAAGTGCCAATACACAATAGAAATCAAAGAAAGTGCTGTAGAAACGCTCACTGAGATGGGATGGCAGGAGGCTTAAAGCCTTCTGACATAATCTTATTCATTTTTTTCCAATTCTTGTTTCATAAGGATCTTCGCATGTGCAACCGGTGGCAGATCCGAAGGCAGAAAGACGAAGTACTTTTAAGTTCAAAAGCCACTGATGTTCCGGACAGAGAGAAAAGATCTCCTTCACTGACGCTAATTACTGAATAATCAGAAAATGGGAACGAAATATCAAACTGCACACCTAATATCGGTGTAACCGGACAGATATCAATAGTGAACGTGCTACCTGGTTCAACCTAATAACTGGAAGGTGTTACACTTATCTCACTGACCGAAAGCTCTGTGGAATTACTATCATCTGTAAAAACAGGTAAAGAAATCATAGGAAGAATGGACAAATATACTCAATATAGAGAATATCTTATACAGTTATATTCATTTTGTCCATAATGTCTGACTCGGTGATTACACCTTTGTAATTTCCTTTCTCATCAATTATCAATGCCTTATACTCATGTTGTCTTTTCATCATGGAAATTACTTCCTTCAATGGAAGTCTCTCTTCAATTTTCAATATTGGAAGCAACTCTAGTGATTTTAATTGTTCAGTTAATGATGAACCACCGGCCAGGAGATTTATTATCATTTCCGAGGAAATCATGCCAAATGGTTCTTCATTTTTATTCAGAACTGCAAGGGAATGAATATGTTCCTCATCAAGTAGCTTGATTGCATCATGGAGGGTCGATTCATCATGAAGTGCAAAGATACCTTCTTCCATAACATCCTGTGCTCTGTCTATTGTCTTTCCGAAAATGACATTCGTGAACCTGACGTACCATGCAGCGGACTGGACCTGTATAATGTATGCAAGCGCAATTATCATTGCTATATCAGAACCCTGGGTTCCAAATACAGCCATTGCAAGGGCAAGGGCAATTGAAAGATTACGCATGACCGTCCCATAGACAAGAGCAATACCGTCCTCACGACTGAATGCAAGCTTTGCAACCAGTGTACTTAGCAAGAAGTTCAGGGCATAGAAAATCGCAAGAGGTATCAACAGGTCTACCAGCATTGAAGGCTGGGATATAATTGTTCTGGACTTGAGGGACATTGCAACAAATACAATTCCAAGAACACCCAGAGTTGAAAGCATGGGGAACTTCTTTTTGATATCCTTGTGGTATTTTGCCTCGCCATATTTCCATATAATATATCGCTGGGTGACGTATCCTGCAATCATAGGTAAAAATACGATCAGGGCAATTTGTTTGAATACATCAAGCAGAGGAATCTCAACAACTGTACCCATTAACCATTTGGCATACAGGGGAGTCGCAAGTGACCCTGCAACAAGGCCTATTACGGTCATTTTAATAGCAGCATTTAGGTTTCCTTTTGCAAATCCTGTCCATGAGATTGTCATCCCGCTTGTCGGAAGCAGGGATGCAAGAAGCAATCCCAGAGCGATCAGGGGCTCATCAGCAAAGAAAATCCTGCCAAGTCCGAAAGCCAGGAATGGGATTATTGCAAAATTTATCAACTGCGTTGCAATCTGTACCCTTGTGTCCCCTCCGGAAAATACTTTTTTGATCTGAAGGTTGACCATCATCGGATAAACCATCAGAAAAGTAAGAGGGATAATGAGTGCCTTCAAAAAATAAGGATTATAATTATAGCCAAATAGGATCCCAAGCACCATAAACAAAGGTATGCTGTATACAAGATTTTTCTGCAAATAGGATATTCTTTTCCACATTTTTTTACCTCAGATAAATGCCCATGATAATTTATTCATTACATTATGAAAATTAGAATATAATTTAAAGACTTTCAAGTGCGGACATTTCTCGCTGTGAAAAAGAAGTACTCTTTACTTTTCAGTAAAGGAATCAGGCAAGGCCAGGATATTAAGAATGGTAAGGAAAGTATCAAAGGCTTTACAGGGGAAGTGACAGGTTCTTGCCATAAATTGAAGGTTGTGGAGTTGGAGGTAGAATTGATGGCATATGACCCTTTTAATCTGTAAAGCCTATGACTTTTATTGTGGAGTTAATTTTGAATTGGTAATTGTGAAAGTTATCGTTTTTGAAATATGAAAGAAAGAAGTTTTCATAAAGAAAACTTCTAACACTACATTTAGAGAGCGTAGTTCTCTGGCTTGAATACTGGAACTTCCTTCTTGAATCTGTCCATGCACTCACTGAGGAATGTGTCAGACTCTGAGGTGATTGCGTCAAGTTCCTTGGTTGCCTTTTCAAGTGCACCAAGTTCGAACTTTGTCATCTCAAGACCTTCGGAGTTGTTCAGTGTGTCACAGCATGTTACTGCAGCGTTCTTTGCACGGAGGAAGATATCGTCTCCGTCCTTTACGATTGCTTCTCCTACCTTGTATGCGTTGTCGTATGCAAGGACATATGACTGTGGGTCTCTGAATCTGTCAGAAGCCATGAGGAGGTCTCTGAGCATCTTCTCGTTTCCTGACTTAAGAGCTGTGTTCATAAGAGCACAGTCGTAGTTGAGAGACTCGGACCAGCACTGTACTGTTGTACCACCGAATTCACCGTGGTATTCAACGGACTCGTTTGACCAGAGGTCACAGCACTGCATGATAAGGTTACCCATTACATCTGAGTGTGCACAGGTTGATGTCTTACCTTCAAAGGACATTGGCATACCGGAGATTGCCTTTACGATAATGTTCTCGTATCCACAGTCCTTTCCTGGTCCTGTTGCGCCAGCTTCGTATGCTGCGAGTGATCTTGGAGCGGAGATTGCTCTTGCAAGGATTGCAAGTGTGTGTGCAAGGTTCTTGTCAAGAAGTCCACCTGCAATGAACATTGCGGTGTTTGCCTGTGCACAGTCTGTGTCACCAGCGGAGACAACGCCCTTCTTCTGTGCTACGCTTGAGATTTCCTGCCAGAGGTAGTCCATGTCCATGGTACCGAGGCAACCGATTGCGTAGAGCATACCTGGAACGTCGTTCCTGAGTACTGCGTAGTCGAAGATTTCCTTTCCACCCATTGATTCAATGGAGAGAAGGTCTGCGCCGCTTTCTGCGATCTGTTCGAAGGACTCCATGACGATGTCCATCTTGCCGCCTCT
Above is a window of uncultured Methanolobus sp. DNA encoding:
- the mtaB gene encoding methanol--corrinoid protein co-methyltransferase MtaB; translated protein: MAINRFTSMAYSEADEMVFGNAKKPVKAGLDLEIGAGYTTAEVNYAPRPEAGESMEKLVNEYQRITKDIMARMVQVGFPSVVLETEHVQQMTNNPSWGAAVAHAQKTIMEEYHEEYGIKCALRHTPGDIREHKEFMELRGGKMDIVMESFEQIAESGADLLSIESMGGKEIFDYAVLRNDVPGMLYAIGCLGTMDMDYLWQEISSVAQKKGVVSAGDTDCAQANTAMFIAGGLLDKNLAHTLAILARAISAPRSLAAYEAGATGPGKDCGYENIIVKAISGMPMSFEGKTSTCAHSDVMGNLIMQCCDLWSNESVEYHGEFGGTTVQCWSESLNYDCALMNTALKSGNEKMLRDLLMASDRFRDPQSYVLAYDNAYKVGEAIVKDGDDIFLRAKNAAVTCCDTLNNSEGLEMTKFELGALEKATKELDAITSESDTFLSECMDRFKKEVPVFKPENYAL
- a CDS encoding bile acid:sodium symporter; protein product: MWKRISYLQKNLVYSIPLFMVLGILFGYNYNPYFLKALIIPLTFLMVYPMMVNLQIKKVFSGGDTRVQIATQLINFAIIPFLAFGLGRIFFADEPLIALGLLLASLLPTSGMTISWTGFAKGNLNAAIKMTVIGLVAGSLATPLYAKWLMGTVVEIPLLDVFKQIALIVFLPMIAGYVTQRYIIWKYGEAKYHKDIKKKFPMLSTLGVLGIVFVAMSLKSRTIISQPSMLVDLLIPLAIFYALNFLLSTLVAKLAFSREDGIALVYGTVMRNLSIALALAMAVFGTQGSDIAMIIALAYIIQVQSAAWYVRFTNVIFGKTIDRAQDVMEEGIFALHDESTLHDAIKLLDEEHIHSLAVLNKNEEPFGMISSEMIINLLAGGSSLTEQLKSLELLPILKIEERLPLKEVISMMKRQHEYKALIIDEKGNYKGVITESDIMDKMNITV